From Lucilia cuprina isolate Lc7/37 chromosome 4, ASM2204524v1, whole genome shotgun sequence:
ACTTTTATCCTTGTAACGGATAGACTACAGCTATTGGTTAAAACAATATATCAGATTAAGACCTCGAATATAAGCAACATGTTTAtcgatcggtggaaaccgcttttAATGCAGTTGTCCACTATATATGTGAATACATCGACTGCAAACTGTATACAATGACGGTCATGTATTGACATCGAAGGAATACTGAATAAATGGATCTACTACATGCTAAGGAAGAGATGAATAAGCTATGGGAAAAGAGTGGTATACATCAATGTGAcatagcctcctaaggaccaTAAACGAGAAACGACTTAGACCTGTGTAAATTACTTGTGTGATACAGAAGTCGCTATGCTTTAGTGAGGAAGAAGACTGACAGAAGACGAAGCTTAGCAGAAGTGGATTTAGTTTCTTCCCTCTTGGCGTTTCATGAGCAACTTTTAGGAAATTTACCAGAATGGAATAAAATTCGTGTATAGATAGTTCACAAACACTTTGGTTCTGGTTAAATATATATGTTGAGATTCGCTAGAATCAGTACCTAACTGTTATCTGGCAAGTTACAATTACTAGtgaatactttattttataactaaaataataaatgttaggATATTcctaaaattataagaaataaacGGGGTTTTACTGTCCTTAGAAGACATTGAGGATACCTTCTTTGCTCAAAAAAGTATGATTGTAACCGAAGACTGAATTATAAAGAGATTaaggtataaatatatatacaggcAGGGGAAACTGCCTACGCTTTGACTTTCAGTATCCGCTGCAGCGTTCGTAAAAGATCTATAAAGTAAGAAGATCCATCAAGGGGCAGATCAACTCTGTCGATTTCTTCAATTACGCTGAAATCGCCAACAGTTTAAATACCAATTGGCATTCATATTTAACTTATCTTCATATGGTACAATAGTAAATCGATATTAAAATAGTCATGTgccaattattttctaaatttgaagGGTTAATCCAAAGATTAAATAGGCTTGCACTGACCCTTTATCATTCACATGCCTTGAAATCTTTGCAaatcttttactaatacttttacACTTTAACTAATCGCAACATCTTCTGCACCTACTTGATAACTATATAACTGAAGTATAAAAAAGTCCTAATAGTGATAGACAAATCATAGTTATAGATCTATAAAAACAACAGTTTCCTCTTCCATGGCACTCATTCTGAGCCCCGCAATTTTCGTCAATTGTagaaaaacattgaaatttCATTAATGGGATATAAAGTTAAACTAAATGCTTAACTTAAACATTACTTTTTTATTCCCCTACTCTTTAGGATAATCGTGTTTTGGCCGAATTAGAGAATCCTAGAACATCAGCTGGTCACTCATCCATGCCCACAAGTTCCATATTGAATACAACAAATAGCGAATTTAAAACCATATCAAAAACAGGTAATTGAAGTGCAACAATTGTAATGGattgtgtataaaaataattcaatgtcTTTTGCAGAACTTGAAGAAGAACTGAATCGTTATAAGCGTGCCGTGCTTGGTGGCAGTAGTGGGATGTCGGGTACAGTGGGCAGTAGTGCCTACACCGGTTACTCGTCCGCTTTAACCTCCACTCTATCCAATGGTGGCGGAGGTGTTAGTGGTACCGGTACTACCGGTGTGGTTTCAAGTCATTCGGGTACCACGTCATCCGGACATGGTCCCGGTTTAACATCCATATCGGCCTTGGTGCCAAATTCAATCGGTGGCATTTCCTCAAGTCTCAGTAGTCATGCTATAACGGCTGCCTCAGCATACGGAGCGGCCGGAAGTGGTGCTGGCACATCGGCCGTTGATAAGCTGTTGAGTGGAACAAGTGGAATCACTGGCATTCCACCATTGCCGGTAAATATTCATACGATGAAGTCTATGCCATCAGCATTAAGTCAGGTAAACTAAACAAATTCTTAAACATtccaacaaaatacaaaaattcgtagaCATTCAAATCGTACAGACATTTTGAAACTGGTTTCAAATTGCCAGTTACTTTAACATTCCACCCGTTAAATGATCATTTAGGATTTATGTATAACTAATCATAGCTAATAAcattattaacatttaacataCTAACAGCTAATTAATATTCGCTACTAACATTTTATTGTTCTCGTGCAGATTTAAATAGTTTCAACGTTCCATGAATTTCATtcgtaaattaaagaaaaaacattttgattttcAGACTTGTATTTGGAATTTGAAACaaggtttttgttaaaaaaatgtttgctacaattattttatttttttttaataattttttatctaaattttttttattatttatgttttggcTTTTTTGCACGTTTATGtttcctttttgattttttattatgtttcgacatttttacaataaagatttacctcaataaaatttttaattgcacttttcttaacaattttgaGATGACTATGGTTTTGAAATAAGTAGTTGGCATCGGtctcaaaatatttaatatggaTCTTATGTCGAGGAAAGACCAATAATGACGGATGAAAATGATCCAGATCCATTCATTACATTCATCTGAATTCCACTTTTGTAAAGTTATGAACGTAACCTCAGACTTATTCATTATAAAGAGACTTCTCGTTCTATTCTTGTTGGAGTCACTGCATAAGGCCAAGGAAGATCAAGGAAAGCCCGATAATGTCAGATTAAAATGTTGTGCAGTTGAAGGGATCTTTTTGTAAAGGAATCACTTTTGTGAAGCAATGCCTGTAATCTCAAACTTATTCATTCTAGAAAGTCTTTTCGTCCTTTTCTCATTGAGTGATTCACTGCCCTCTCAGCACGTTCTGCACTTGTCGGATTCAATCTCTTAACTTTGGTGATATTGTGTTCATTTTCGCAAACTTATATATTCTAGAGAGACTACTCGTTCAGCTCTCGTTGGGGTCACCGCACAAAGCCCATGTTATATTACAGCTCTCTTTGCGACGAACATTATTATCATGTTAGCTGCCAAATACATTCTTTCTTTCCGTTCAATTTATTCCCGAGAAGCCTGGTACCTATATGATGTAGTGCTTACCACTTCAACAATCTTCGGCTATGTTGGCAATCACATTTATTTCACACATTCCATTATAATTCGGACTCTCAATGCTTATATTGGGTTTGctttaatattgtattttacATCGATACATCTTATAGTTCACGACATAAATCCAAAGTTTTTTATCCTTTTTAACATAATGATCTAAATACgtgaaaatttttgtacatgtcGGACACCGGTATATGAACATTGGATGATTACTTCAGCTATGTAAGCTTTGACAATTATGCTTCGTGTAAAGTaatcggtagaccgaagtaTGATTCTGACAAATAAACCAAAGACAAGTTCTTCATTACATTAGATACACTGCTTCTGGTATTAACAGAGTAATTCCTGAAAATACCCTAAGAATGAAGGGAACAAACATCAGCTTTAAACCCTATTCACATTTTTTATTCGACATATCCCCTCGAGTAGACAGATGTGGAAAGGTCTGTATCATCTTGCTTAATCCTTTGTCTTATTAATCTAATATCAACTCATTCTCAACATTTAGTACAAATCCTGAGCCTTTGAATTGATTTATTCCTTCATAAGTAGCTAAATTCTCTTCTCACGATTTGGGTTTAACCGTATACCCCGAAGGGACTTCTCCAATAAACCGCACAAGACAAAGTCCAAAACTCTGCCTTGTGGACCACACATTTCCCTTGGTACCGCATAATTTTGTCTTGCTGGTTAGTTCACGAGTCAAATGATTTCCCCAGTTTATAATTCCGAAAGACTAGAGCTACTGTTTCACCTCATTTCCCCGCAAGGTTAGTTCAGCTTTCCCGGGAAACAGTTTAGCATATTTAATGTTTTCGACGACATTCTGCATCATACATACATGTTTCGGTTGGAAGATTGCTTTTTCTTCCAAGTTTACCATAAATATAAGTTACACTTATATGAAGTTCGCGAGTTATGGTGTGGCAAAATCAGCCTATTTCGTACCAATATTACGTCCATAActttaagtatatacatatattctttgCTACAAACGTCCAATTTTTCCAGctgatattatattaaaatctctTAAACTATTTTTTCGTTTATACTTATTGTTAATAAGCGATATGTTTTCATTTCGcttaatatttggttatttaaaatttttttactattttaatgttcaaaaattatttttattatttttttactattgtttttttcttaattaataacattaaaattgtaatttacttaATGTTTCCTGAGTGTAATTTCGCTTTGAGTGTTTTTCCctgtgcaatttttttttcaaataaaatctttatcTTTAATGTTGATCTGTTTGCATGTTGACAAAATGTTGAAATTGCATTTGGTGAATGTTTTCAACAACTgctttatttaagtaatttaaagcaaatgtatatgaattaaaaatattttaacattttctcgaTTTAGTTTTAAAGCAAAACCATTAATAATGACATTTTgaaaaactgtattttaaaattcctagtaaatttgtttttagaatAGCATAAAAAATACGTATTTAAGATACTTGTTTCTAGTACTAGTAAAGTTTTTTATGCAGtaagcttaccacgtttgttaacgATTAGACAACAAATGTGTATATAATTTAGAATTCGACAACGAGTGTTGTCGTTcgtatgtgtatatattttgacAACGGATGCTTTTGaagaattataaacactttggtatcaatttggtaccagtCGTGTGTATTTCTTTTTCTATCTGTGTAGTTGCTGTTTGGCTAacgaaaaatatgtaaacatcTGTCtgctttctttttattaaataccatTTTACATTCCAAATTTTATCACGGATTTTGATCTGGAACAAGTGTTGGGATCTGGTAGACGATTAAAAATTCGTATTTCTAATCGTAATTTCCGACAGCTACTGTTTCTGAAATATGATCGGGTAATTCGATGTTTGTGAATAGCCCTCCAATAAGTCCATAAAACCTGACGACATGAACTTTGGTAAATTAGCTTAGGAAGCTTTAAATGGCGCCACATATCTTGCACTTAATTGTAATGTGttcagtttaaaatttatttaaatcactCAACTAAAAAAGTGTGACCAttatatttcaatgttttttttttctcgacTCAAAAGTTAGAGAACACGGGCACATAATTCCAGACATCTTCGGTATTATTAAATTCTACTTTGTCTATGTAATAAACTGCTATTAATGCTTCATGGGTTAATGCCCTTATGAAGCTACAATATGTGATTACTTATGATAAAGTCCAAAAATTCCATCCTGTGCTATATTGCCTTGACAAATATctaagaatttttgtatttgtgtgaATAGACAAACCTTCTTTCCTCGATGAGTTGATAGTTAACCCTCTTGGTAGAGCCGAAATGAAACCAGAACTCCAGGCATCATCGGTATTAAATACAAGATCCTTATTGGTTAATGCCCTATAATGCGTGGTATATCTGTAAAAATGTCCTTATCTAGTTCATTTATGATTTTGCTCAAGCTTTGTTTAATATTCTACTTATCATCGACATACAAAAGTTCTGAGTAGAAATCTGGCTAATTTGGAGAAAAGACTtgtctttttatgttttgtatattaatttcCGTAATCTACCTATTTACTTGTTtactttgacttttcgactaatTCTTCTATGACAGCTGTAAAgttaacaaagaaaattatCTGTAACATAGTGTTTATCCTTGGCGGATTTCCACTCATGTTGGGGACAAACGTTTTTGAGTTGGATTCCTTCTTCTATCTTTTTTGACGTTGAGATATATCTATCACTAAACGATTCTGTTAATCGTagattcattataaatttttatcgcTTTCGTCAAATCCCGACGTATGTTAAgcattatttatatacatttatttgctAGACTGATATCTGTAAATAGAACATCCATTAGGTTGGTCCAAAAATAGAAGTTTGCTGATGTTCCCgtcgaaaatgaaaatttagtttattcaccatttaaatataaagatcTCACTTTCAATGACTTAGTACAAATTAGAATTGATATAATTAAGCTTCTATAAAGACTAACATGGTCTGTTTTGGAGGTTAATgaattctcaccagttaggtccttgacaatcagTTTCGTCTATATGTTCATATTTGGTTTTATCTATGTGTTATCAAACACAatgaattgtttaaaagttattcAAAAAATCGCTCAAATAAACATTCCAGAAAGagtagaaaattattattgatcCAATACGACAGATATTATTGAAAGAAGGCTTTTGCTGGATATGGTATTCCTAAGATACTTGATTactgttttttactttaaaagctttttgcatgttaaaattttacttttaaacaaacttaaaatcaaaatcattttatttagtttccGTTTTGAAAATGTGTGTTTGATTGATTAATATTCCCAGAAAAAAAAGATCTCATCATCTCGTTCAAAAATCATGAGCTTTGTATTGTGTCATTAAGTAAAGCTAAACTGTCATCTGCTTCTCTAAAACtgaaatgtcaaacaaaaataacaaaaacaacaacataataataactaaaagtaatagtaaacatttatgtatataatttacatAAGTTGTCAtcagtttttgttgttactgtataacaaacaaactatTTCGTTACTAATTCATtattaattatgtaaaaaaaagatttaacaaaaagcaataatgtataaaaaacttaaaaaagaatttcaatttgatttctcttttttccatttgttttttATCTATATGTGCTGTCATTTTGTTCTCTCTTTTTACTCTTTAtatatctctctctctctccctctaCTCTCTATCTAACTGtaactttatttacaaaacaacgCGTATGAATGATGATGGGGtggaataaatataataaataatttcactcgttttctttaaaattgaaacTACTTATTTCAACCATCTTAAATAAACTGTTTaattttgacaaatattaaaaaaccaaCGACaacttatttatattaattaaattaaaaaaacaatacaattaaactattaaaattgttttttgtccaATATTATCTTTCTCTCACGTTCtctaaatgtatatatttttatactcttatattcaataataatctatatgtgtgtgtgcgtgtatATTTgtctatattattaaaaataataataacaataataataatataaattataataatctctaccgaaacaaaaataataacaaaacaaaaaaactaccattaacttgtgtgtgtatgtgtctgTATGCGTGTctactaaatatttaacaacaaacacaacataaatttaatataaacaaaaaaaaaaacaattgcaaaaaacaaaaactataaacttaatcaattaaaatactatttgaataacaaaaaaacaaaaactactacaaccctacaacaattttatataattcccaaaaatgtgtaaaaaatcattattaactgcctaaaaatatactatactttttactatataaaattataatttttaaaccacTCAATAtgttgatgttgatgatgaataataatattaataatagcgTGGCACAATACAACTATACAATTTACAGAGCACAACTATGCCTATACTCTCGCTGAACTCGCATAATATACCAACTGGCACCAGCAGCTATTCAGCCCTCGGTTTAAGTGGCACGGGCGCCGGTGCTGGTGTACCTCCATTGGGTGCTTCGCTGACCCATCCCACCTTAGGCCTGGACACCGGCACACTGTTGGGTACAACGGGGTTATCTGGTCTGGGTACCGGCTTAGCTGGTACTGCCTCACTTTACGGTTTGGGTTCCGGTGTTGGTGGCATTGGCGCTGGTTTGCCAAGCACCTTTGGTCCTCCTCCTCCCTCATATCTGGATATCGGTTCAACCGCCTCGTATCCTTTCACCTCGGCCGCCATACGTAATGCCACGAAAATGAAAATGCTAGATGAGATCGATATACCGTTGGCGCGCTATGGCAATCGCAGTTCACCTTGCTCACCGATTCCACCCAGTACTTGGGGACTTGATGAATTTCCCGATAGCATGAGCGCCTCAATGATGCATAGTCGTGGCGGTTTAGCTTTAGGACCTATGGACATGGAATGTAAGTACTGTAAGTTGTATTgggatttaaacaaaaatactcgAAATAAATTGTGAATTTGGCTAGTAGTGGAATGTAGAATGCCCTCCTTGTATGAATAACTCGCTTTTCCTACAAATACCCGCTTGTAAACTTTAATGGCTTTTTATTCTTTAGCTCGCAATCACAATTTAAATGGCGTCAGCGAACCACAAGTTGATATGTTGGACATACCAGGCAAGGGACGTTGTTGCGTATTCATAGCCCGTTTTCCATATGATCCACCAGAGTAAGTATGTTTCAAAATTGAATGTTAACCGATGGATGGCTATTGTGTTTTATTCACGGTATTGACCAGGCATGGGATATTCAGTATctgagaaactttttcaaaactttttgtatCGAAAAACACCAAGGTACCCCCAAGACATTTTCGGTACATcttctaactaaaaaaaatttgataaataatcCGCATAGTAGTCAGTAAACCagtttgtagtctatagtctagtctgaggtctagtctatagtctagtctacagtctagtctatagtctagtctatagtctagtctatagtctagtccatagtctagtctatagtctagtctatagtctagtctatagtctagtctatagtctagtctatagtctagtctatagtctagtctatagtctagtctatactctagtctatattctagtctatagtttagtctatagtctagtttatagtttagtctatagtatagtttatagtctagtctatagtctagtatagtatattaatttttaattgtttattaactcaaaaacaaatttttccatGCCTGGTAttaactatagttttgactatggaTATGTCCATTGTCTTGAATATAGTCCAATTATgactataatattaaatatagttcagactaaaatGTCTGTCTTTTCTAAGTCTTCATCTCAATATAGTCTTTTACAGTTATaactatagtattttctatattgTTTACGGTTCTAACTATATGCCTGTCCTGACTATGATCTATTTCCATTCATAGTTCCGGGCTATAATCTAATATAGTCTGAACGATAATCTTgtttacagtcttgactatagacttatctacgGTCCTGACTTTAGTTCgcactatagtatggactagttttgtttattgttcatactatagactttagttcatactatagactcatctcaagttcagattatagtactgatttgtttgtaatttagaCTATAATCTTATTAACAGTTTCATTGTAATTGTATTTGTATTCGTTCTAATTTCAAGCAGAGATGCTGAAGGAGAACTGTCATTGTGTGCGGGTGATTATCTATTAGTATGGACCAGTGGTGAACCACAAGGCGGTTATTTAGATGCCGAATTACTAGATGGTAGACGTGGCCTGGTGCCAGCTTCATTTGTACAGCGTTTAATAGGTAAAAGTTGGCTTAAtctgaattaaatacaaaacaattcaaatattattttttttacttacacAGGTGATGATCTTTTGGAATTTCATCAAGCCGTCTTATCCACTTTGCGTGATGCCGAAGATGGTTCTATGCAATGTGATTCAACATCATTGCCTTCATTGCCACCGCACAATCCATTGCTCACCCACACCCAAGAGGATTTAGCTAGATTAAGTGAAACTCATACTGATCTGGAACACGATCAAGATGATATTAGTGATAATGGTGAGTAATTATGGACGATTTTCTTGGACAccattaattgtttaatattttaaatgtgattttatgtttaacactttacaatttgtttttgcaaaaaaagtaagcattttatttgttttttgaataattattttactatCCATTTTGAGCATTTTAGGCTTGGAAGCCTTTAAAGCTAGATAAATTTCATAACATTCAAGTAGTTTCAAAACTAGATTCTAATTTTTCAATGCAACTAACTGTAATTTGTTTATGGTTTTTCAAACAGTTCCAGCTCCAAAGCATTTGACATTGGAAAGACAACTGAATAAGAGTGTTTTAATCGGTTGGTCACCACCTGAACCCCTGGGCTATAATTTAATTGACAGTTATCATGTCTATGTCGATGGAGTGCTCAAAGTTACTGTTAAAGCAAATGAACGCACACGTGCTCTTATCGAGGGTGTGGACTCTAATAGAGTAAGTTTAGATTTAGAATCATTCTTTTAAGAATAACATGTATTTATCTATCGCATTTCCTTGCCGCTACAGCCTCATCGCATTAGTGTACGTAGTGTAGCACAAAATCGCCAACAATCTCGAGATGCTGCTTGTACTATGATCATTGGTCGTGACACTTCACATTTGGGTCCATCGTCTGTGCGTGCTACGCATATAACGTGTTCATCGGCTGTCATCACATGGCTGCCAGCCAATTCCAATCATCAGCATGTAGTTTGTGTAAATAATGTCGAAGTACGCACCGTAAAACCGGGTGTCTATCGCCACACAATAACCGGTTTGGCACCCAGTACTCAATATCGAGTCACAGTACGAGCCAAACATTTGCGGGCACCTGGTGGTCATCAGCCACCAGGACGTCCTCAAGAGGAGGCTCCCGGAGCATATGCAGATTTCCGTACACTCACAAAAGGGTTGCCTGATCCTCCACAGGTTATATTCTACatgatatatatattttatgaaatttaatttaaattgttgctgttgttgttttctaacAGGATATACAACTTGAGGCTGGTCCTCAGGATGGTACCATTCTAGTGACATGGCAGCCAGTTAATAGGCCCACCTCATCGGGGCCTGTAACCGGCTATTCTGTGTACGCTGATGGTAAAAAGGTAACCGATATCAATTCACCTACGGGAGATCATGCGCTCATCGATATTGGTAAATTGGGTACATTTAATCCCAGAGCCGTAACTATACGTACTAAATCCCGTGAAGCACAATCGGCCGATAGTGCACCCATATTAATACCaagtaagttttaaattttttaaacccttaaaaattttatattaaaaatgtccattttgttttttgcagatTCTGTTCGTAGTGCTGTAGGTAGAAGGGGACCAAATCAAATGGGTATGGGCATGGGTCAACACTTACCCCAGGGACCTCACGGTCCCATGGGCATGCAACAGCAACAGCATATGATGGGTCACCAGGATCCCAATCAATATGATCCCAATCaaatgcagcagcaacaacagccgGGCATGCAACAACAACCCGGcatgcagcagcaacaacagcccGGTCAACAGCAGGGTCAGCAGGGCCAACAGGTATGTGTCGTATTTCGCAGTcttcaaacatttataaattatataaaaaaagaaaacatacattTCTATACCAGCTCAAAATATACccgttcttttttaattttggattttttgtttCAAGTGTTCATTAAATACACTGTAAAATATTCTTTCTACTAACTTTTAACAGTCTCtaacaaaagaacaaaaacagcaaatatttctttttataacatttttattatactaaAAATCAACTTTTACACATGTTTTACTTTCATTCTGGCAACTCTGTACATAATAAATACACtgcaaaaaaagcaaaactttCTCTTTAACAGAAAACTAAAACACATGTTGTGTCTGAAAAAAAGTCTAAtgtctttttattaaacaacaacatcaacaacagccacaacaacaaaacacacactCTCACATCTTTATCTACTCTACaacaaatattgtaatttattttgctTGCACCTTCTTATGAAATTCtttccgatttaaaatattttatataaatcacacacgatttttttctctctaaacGTTTAAGTTCAAAATGATTTCATTTGCATTTATGggttacttttttaattttgttcacaACATTTCAAACTCTACTACTTTTTCTACTCTGCTCTACTACTATTTACTCTTTGCAAGAATtcttctaaacatttttaatctaTGAAAATTTAAGAGAATATATATgagagaaaaatttaagaaactttGAGTAGTTTGATCCTTGTCGAAACTTTTTATCAAACCGCGGTTTAAGCCTGTATacaagtctatatataaaaaattgtaaacaataatcAGCTGTGCTAGTGATGTTATCTTGTATTCTGTACACCCTGGACCAAACTGTgatattttataagattttatataattaagtttaaCATTTAGCAGAGACTTATAGCACTATTTTCTCAAACTACTGGTTGtcaaatttcatatataaatcattttatgaattcgccgcaaaatgaaataaattcacCTTATTATCTATTCACCTTGCTCTATGCCAAACTATATTGACAATTTTATGTGAGTGCATATAGTGTTCCGGGAGAACATGTGTATTTAAGCTGGATATTAGCTTGAACCTATATTGtccaattaaaatattattgggAAAAATCAGTCATAAAGTTTTCTCCAACAAGGTGTTAATGGCAAAAGCAAACTAACTTTTAAGAGACAAGTTTTCGAACATTtctagatcgttttagaataTTACAAGAACACTTGTTCAAAAATAGCTAACTGTGCAAACCTCATTTGGGTTTATTATTATCcctttatgttaaaataatcaTGAACCGGTTATATAGATTTGGATACATCCTCGATATATCCTTTTGCGTTTCTATCATCAAAAGGCTGACAATAGACGTTCTTTGTTAGATCGTCTAATACTATAATAAGAAGCCTGGCTTAGAAACAGCCAATTCTCACGTTTGTAAACCTTTATCTTGTAAACCAGTGTTACTCCAAAACTAAACTTGATATCATTTAGACACTAGACAGAGATTCGATGGTAGATTTCTATATCAGTATAGATTCAATATGTTCCGCATAACCTTTTGTACTTTTATCTTTAGGACGTATACTGCTAATAAGAGACTGACGAATTGGCAAATTGCAAGAACCCTGGATAACAGTGTAAACCTCAATTGGGGCTATAATTGGTCCCTTTATGTTA
This genomic window contains:
- the LOC111675456 gene encoding uncharacterized protein LOC111675456 isoform X1; protein product: MPYETMHHSQQHHHQTSTANGMFDSLSLQLRDAETRRSEIERAHQETLAQIRNLSSSGGRQDIEAIENLQSRARELEKKAALENVHCEELQIELSAAMKSKSSRSSGVTNVGQNIVSSATATSGTSTSVTWAPTIGHHGHHDDQGSEIDIIMAKIEQARLSLANDNRVLAELENPRTSAGHSSMPTSSILNTTNSEFKTISKTELEEELNRYKRAVLGGSSGMSGTVGSSAYTGYSSALTSTLSNGGGGVSGTGTTGVVSSHSGTTSSGHGPGLTSISALVPNSIGGISSSLSSHAITAASAYGAAGSGAGTSAVDKLLSGTSGITGIPPLPVNIHTMKSMPSALSQRGTIQLYNLQSTTMPILSLNSHNIPTGTSSYSALGLSGTGAGAGVPPLGASLTHPTLGLDTGTLLGTTGLSGLGTGLAGTASLYGLGSGVGGIGAGLPSTFGPPPPSYLDIGSTASYPFTSAAIRNATKMKMLDEIDIPLARYGNRSSPCSPIPPSTWGLDEFPDSMSASMMHSRGGLALGPMDMECKYSRNHNLNGVSEPQVDMLDIPGKGRCCVFIARFPYDPPDRDAEGELSLCAGDYLLVWTSGEPQGGYLDAELLDGRRGLVPASFVQRLIGDDLLEFHQAVLSTLRDAEDGSMQCDSTSLPSLPPHNPLLTHTQEDLARLSETHTDLEHDQDDISDNVPAPKHLTLERQLNKSVLIGWSPPEPLGYNLIDSYHVYVDGVLKVTVKANERTRALIEGVDSNRPHRISVRSVAQNRQQSRDAACTMIIGRDTSHLGPSSVRATHITCSSAVITWLPANSNHQHVVCVNNVEVRTVKPGVYRHTITGLAPSTQYRVTVRAKHLRAPGGHQPPGRPQEEAPGAYADFRTLTKGLPDPPQDIQLEAGPQDGTILVTWQPVNRPTSSGPVTGYSVYADGKKVTDINSPTGDHALIDIGKLGTFNPRAVTIRTKSREAQSADSAPILIPNSVRSAVGRRGPNQMGMGMGQHLPQGPHGPMGMQQQQHMMGHQDPNQYDPNQMQQQQQPGMQQQPGMQQQQQPGQQQGQQGQQAEGSTGVLGGLFGGLFSKQTPQTQTQTQANQNINGYPPGQQQQRMMRPPGVQGMQQQQQQPYGPQGPMGPQQRFPGQRGPAPPGQMQPGGPMQQGMMPGQTQPGMQPGGMQGQMQGAMGLRGPMSQQQQMQQQQQQQQMQQGQMMPGQQGLTPQQQQQQQQQQQQQQQMAAAAQKKPRYFVAMFDYDPSTMSPNPDGCDEELPFQEGDTIKVYGDKDADGFYWGELRGRRGYVPHNMVTEVDDGTGQMGQMGGQMPQQPGGGTGQVMPGQVGTQQSMRNVSRDRWGDIYANMPVKRMIALYDYDPQELSPNVDAERKAASSGGRGGLFGGIFNNILPTFTQDTSTSRWQVELSFKTGEIILVYGDMDEDGFYMGELDGVRGLVPSNFLAEAPDTYSNQMMPGGGPAGRGGLASQRGRGQGPGARGPPPPPRDNMMPGMAGPRGPQGKNARPASPTLLDNTGHPAPDHQTQGMIGRGGNVAGMQQQQQPYGQQQTQMGQQQQQQQQLQQQQQMGGMGQMGQMGQQGMMGQQQPMGQQGQQQMNQMGQQMGQMGMMGQQQQQPGQQMGQMGMMGQPQQQQQQQQQQQPPPVSQPSGGLLSGATSLLSGATSAATGGLFGSKQPPKQDPMQPQGGAQPTQQTSTGLGGLFGGGQQQQQQQQQQQQQQPQQQQQQQQQPQVPPQGQQPPPQSQGPGAGLLGGLKGIAAAAPGGDVLSKGKDLFGKFGFGFGK